The Desulfofalx alkaliphila DSM 12257 genome contains a region encoding:
- a CDS encoding sugar transferase: protein MQTKVKTNIRPPLQSAKGGIYKRYIKRPMDFILSLIAIIVLSPILLIVALLVRVNLGSPVIFKQKRPGLNEGIFTMYKFRTMTDKRDENGELLPDGMRLTRFGKFLRSTSLDELPELFNILKGDMSIIGPRPLLVQYLPLYNDYQKRRHEVRPGLTGLAQVNGRNAISWESKFNFDVEYVDSISFIGDLKIILLTFKKVFVREGVNSENAATMEPFKGDTKGRVEL, encoded by the coding sequence ATGCAAACGAAAGTCAAAACCAATATAAGACCACCTTTGCAATCTGCCAAGGGTGGGATATATAAAAGGTATATTAAAAGGCCAATGGACTTTATCTTATCATTAATTGCAATTATAGTTCTTAGTCCGATTTTATTAATTGTTGCATTACTAGTAAGAGTTAACCTAGGTAGCCCAGTAATATTCAAGCAGAAACGGCCAGGGCTGAATGAAGGAATTTTTACTATGTATAAATTCCGAACAATGACGGATAAGAGAGACGAGAATGGAGAATTATTACCGGATGGGATGAGGTTAACACGATTCGGAAAGTTTTTAAGATCTACATCACTTGATGAACTCCCTGAACTTTTTAATATTTTAAAAGGTGATATGTCAATCATAGGCCCAAGGCCATTATTAGTACAATACCTGCCCCTTTACAATGATTATCAAAAACGACGACATGAAGTAAGGCCGGGTTTAACAGGTTTAGCACAGGTAAACGGCAGAAATGCTATTAGCTGGGAAAGCAAGTTTAACTTTGATGTAGAGTATGTAGATAGTATTAGTTTTATTGGTGATCTGAAGATTATTCTCTTAACATTCAAGAAAGTTTTTGTAAGAGAAGGTGTCAATTCAGAGAATGCAGCCACAATGGAGCCCTTCAAGGGAGATACCAAGGGAAGAGTAGAGCTATGA
- a CDS encoding DegT/DnrJ/EryC1/StrS family aminotransferase, producing MSDEGYEMQYIQEAFDTNWIAPLGKNVDEFESELADKVGSKAAAALSSGTAAIHMALKAAGVGKGDLVFCPTLTFSATANPIIYQNAIPVFIDSDYETWNMSPEALEKAFEKYSPKAVIVVHLYGLSADMDRIIQICNKHSVPLIEDAAESLGTYYKEKHTGTFGDYGVFSFNGNKIITTSGGGMLVSDNEERIAKVRFWATQSRDPARHYQHSELGFNYRMSNIVAGIGRGQLKVLDQRVKKKKYIFEFYKRELGGLDGVEFMPINEWNEPNYWLSCMTLSGKVKPLDIMEALEIENVESRPIWKPMHMQPFFEKYDYIGGDVAEKLFESGICLPSDTKMNDEDLGRIVEIVKGLWR from the coding sequence ATGAGTGATGAAGGATACGAAATGCAATACATACAAGAAGCCTTTGATACCAACTGGATAGCGCCCCTTGGTAAGAATGTTGACGAATTTGAAAGCGAACTTGCAGATAAAGTGGGCAGCAAGGCAGCGGCAGCATTATCATCAGGCACAGCTGCAATTCACATGGCCTTAAAAGCTGCAGGGGTAGGCAAAGGAGACCTTGTTTTTTGCCCAACACTTACATTCTCTGCTACAGCAAATCCGATAATATATCAAAATGCAATCCCGGTTTTTATTGATAGTGATTATGAGACTTGGAATATGAGCCCAGAGGCATTAGAAAAAGCTTTTGAAAAATACTCACCTAAAGCTGTTATTGTAGTCCACCTCTATGGCCTATCTGCAGATATGGACAGAATTATTCAGATATGTAATAAACATAGTGTACCATTAATAGAAGATGCTGCTGAGTCATTGGGTACATATTATAAAGAAAAACATACAGGCACCTTCGGAGACTACGGTGTCTTTTCTTTTAATGGAAACAAGATCATCACCACCTCTGGTGGTGGGATGTTAGTATCTGATAATGAAGAAAGAATTGCTAAAGTAAGATTTTGGGCCACCCAGAGTCGCGACCCAGCAAGACACTACCAGCATAGTGAACTGGGTTTTAATTATAGAATGAGCAATATTGTTGCCGGAATAGGCAGAGGGCAACTTAAAGTTCTAGATCAAAGAGTCAAGAAAAAGAAATACATTTTTGAGTTTTATAAAAGGGAGTTAGGTGGGCTTGATGGTGTGGAGTTCATGCCTATCAATGAATGGAATGAACCAAACTACTGGTTAAGCTGTATGACGCTAAGTGGTAAGGTAAAACCGCTAGATATTATGGAGGCACTAGAAATAGAAAATGTAGAATCAAGGCCAATCTGGAAGCCAATGCACATGCAACCTTTCTTTGAAAAGTATGATTACATTGGCGGAGATGTGGCAGAGAAGCTATTTGAGAGTGGTATATGTTTACCATCCGATACCAAGATGAATGATGAGGATCTTGGGAGAATTGTGGAAATTGTAAAAGGGTTGTGGAGGTAA
- a CDS encoding four helix bundle protein, whose protein sequence is MYNDTSKLIVWQKAHQLVLKTYDLTKSFPKEELFGLTSQIRRAAVSIPSNIVEGKARGSNKEYKRFLLMARGSLEEVKYQLLLAKELKYIDENRYKEALKSAEEVGRLLNGLMVSISKS, encoded by the coding sequence ATGTACAACGATACTAGTAAACTTATAGTTTGGCAAAAGGCACATCAGTTGGTATTAAAAACTTATGATTTAACCAAAAGTTTTCCTAAAGAGGAGCTTTTCGGTCTAACATCACAAATAAGAAGAGCAGCAGTCTCAATACCAAGCAATATAGTAGAAGGTAAAGCAAGAGGATCTAACAAGGAATACAAAAGGTTTTTATTAATGGCAAGAGGCTCTTTAGAGGAAGTGAAATACCAGCTGTTATTAGCAAAAGAATTAAAATATATTGACGAAAACAGATACAAAGAGGCATTAAAATCAGCAGAGGAAGTAGGAAGGTTGTTGAACGGACTAATGGTATCAATTTCGAAGTCCTAA
- a CDS encoding YveK family protein, protein MEEEISLRELIEVILEGKWIIIAVSIVSVFFAGVLSFFVLSEKYEARANIMFDKKFVEQQGLSLESYKELVATHARFEAVYDELQLDSSNYTVNSLKKAVKTELNNDSNQIMITVSGENPEAIQKIANQLASNSVVDFRKRLIDDKERELLREERLLDSITVELEETPKLLGTTEIREGAHVIQIPQINPQFEKLATRWDEANHNVSQLQAEKEYLEQSLQTGGKGLYIMLHPAPLPVEAVAPRKMLNVAIAGVLGFMASVFLVFFRDFWRKTKPNQELGS, encoded by the coding sequence ATGGAAGAAGAGATTAGCCTTCGAGAACTTATAGAGGTAATATTAGAGGGCAAATGGATAATAATTGCAGTAAGTATAGTATCGGTATTTTTTGCCGGTGTATTGAGTTTTTTTGTTCTTTCGGAAAAATATGAAGCCAGAGCCAACATCATGTTCGACAAAAAATTTGTTGAACAACAAGGCTTGTCATTAGAAAGCTATAAAGAGTTAGTGGCAACACATGCTAGGTTTGAGGCAGTATATGATGAACTGCAGTTAGATAGTAGCAATTATACTGTCAATTCTTTAAAAAAAGCAGTTAAAACTGAGCTAAATAATGACTCTAATCAAATAATGATTACTGTCTCAGGTGAAAACCCCGAGGCTATCCAAAAAATAGCTAATCAGCTAGCCTCTAATAGTGTAGTAGATTTTCGGAAGAGGCTAATAGATGATAAAGAAAGAGAACTTCTTAGAGAAGAACGGTTGTTAGATAGTATTACAGTAGAATTAGAAGAAACCCCAAAGCTATTGGGTACTACAGAAATTAGAGAAGGTGCCCATGTAATTCAAATACCACAGATTAATCCGCAATTCGAGAAACTTGCCACCAGGTGGGATGAAGCAAACCACAATGTATCACAACTGCAAGCTGAAAAGGAATACCTAGAACAGTCACTACAAACCGGCGGTAAGGGCTTATATATAATGTTGCACCCTGCCCCACTACCAGTGGAAGCAGTGGCACCCCGTAAGATGTTAAACGTGGCCATTGCAGGTGTATTAGGATTTATGGCCAGTGTGTTTTTAGTCTTCTTTAGAGACTTCTGGCGGAAGACAAAGCCGAATCAAGAACTTGGAAGTTAG
- a CDS encoding nucleoside-diphosphate sugar epimerase/dehydratase, with protein MATDVILINIAIYGALLIRFDGAIPGQYIDAYINLAPFFTLIVIAVFYLAGLYNRLWQYASIGELVTVITAVTVGMAINVTVAYFLMDSGSHLLPRSVFIISWVLNIVIIGGSRLGWRVVRDYGLKIYQPTGGKPVLIVGAGDAGVLVAKELKSHYNGKINIVGFVDDDIDKQKLKILSLPVLGDRNDIPKLVSQFAIQEIIIAMPSAKRKVIREIVTVCQDTEAMVKILPGMFELIDGDVSVNKIREVQVEDLLGRDPVKLDLESITQYLHGQVVLVTGAGGSIGSELCRQIINYSPRKLLLLDNCENNVYDIEMELKNTNPHVKQIPLVKDVQDKKAIEEIFKVYKPQVVFHAAAHKHVPLMEANPEEAIKNNVMGTYNVARLADLYASKKFVLISTDKAVNPTSVMGATKRVAEMFIQHLDKTSNTNFVAVRFGNVLGSRGSVVPLFKKQIAEGGPLTVTHPDMIRYFMTIPEAVQLVIQAGAMAKGGEIFVLDMGDPVKIMDLAKSIIKLSGFEPGKDIDIVITGMRPGEKLYEELLTAEEGVNATTHKRIYVAKPNNLNYKLIEEKIAEIMAGQLPQNQVETEMFLRQFIPKFKVWDRKLTG; from the coding sequence ATGGCTACCGATGTTATCCTGATAAATATAGCCATATATGGAGCGCTATTAATACGTTTTGACGGTGCCATACCTGGCCAGTATATAGACGCATATATAAACCTAGCACCATTTTTCACCCTAATTGTCATTGCTGTTTTCTATCTAGCCGGCTTATATAATAGGCTGTGGCAGTATGCTAGTATAGGCGAACTAGTTACCGTCATTACCGCTGTTACAGTGGGCATGGCTATAAACGTGACGGTGGCCTACTTTCTGATGGATTCAGGCTCGCACCTGCTGCCAAGGAGCGTATTTATTATTAGCTGGGTGCTTAACATAGTGATAATTGGTGGCTCAAGATTGGGCTGGCGGGTGGTTCGAGATTATGGTCTTAAAATTTACCAGCCCACAGGAGGCAAACCGGTATTAATAGTAGGTGCCGGTGATGCCGGGGTACTGGTGGCAAAGGAGCTAAAAAGTCACTACAATGGTAAAATAAACATTGTCGGCTTTGTAGATGATGATATTGATAAACAAAAACTAAAAATACTAAGCTTACCGGTTCTGGGTGATAGAAACGATATACCAAAATTGGTTAGCCAGTTTGCTATACAAGAAATAATTATCGCCATGCCTTCGGCTAAAAGGAAAGTTATCAGAGAAATTGTAACGGTTTGCCAGGATACAGAAGCCATGGTAAAAATATTACCAGGTATGTTTGAGTTGATTGATGGTGATGTTTCGGTTAATAAAATCAGAGAAGTTCAAGTAGAAGACTTACTTGGCAGAGATCCCGTGAAATTAGACTTAGAAAGCATAACCCAGTACCTCCATGGACAAGTGGTGCTGGTAACCGGGGCAGGGGGTTCAATTGGCTCAGAACTATGCAGGCAAATTATCAATTACTCACCGCGGAAATTACTGCTACTTGATAACTGCGAAAACAATGTTTATGATATAGAAATGGAGCTAAAGAATACAAATCCACATGTAAAGCAAATTCCTTTAGTAAAGGATGTGCAAGATAAAAAAGCCATAGAAGAAATATTTAAAGTATATAAACCACAGGTGGTCTTTCATGCTGCGGCTCACAAACACGTGCCTTTAATGGAGGCCAATCCCGAAGAAGCAATAAAAAACAATGTAATGGGTACATATAATGTAGCACGGTTAGCCGATTTGTACGCCTCAAAAAAATTTGTTCTTATATCCACTGACAAAGCAGTAAATCCCACCAGTGTAATGGGGGCCACCAAAAGAGTGGCAGAAATGTTTATTCAACATCTGGATAAAACCAGCAATACAAATTTTGTAGCGGTAAGATTTGGCAACGTACTTGGCAGCAGAGGCAGTGTCGTACCACTATTTAAGAAACAAATAGCTGAAGGTGGCCCGTTAACAGTAACCCACCCTGATATGATCAGATACTTTATGACTATCCCCGAAGCGGTGCAACTGGTCATCCAAGCAGGGGCCATGGCAAAAGGCGGCGAAATATTTGTTTTAGACATGGGTGACCCGGTAAAAATAATGGATCTTGCCAAAAGCATCATTAAGCTTTCTGGCTTTGAACCGGGAAAAGATATAGATATAGTGATTACCGGCATGCGCCCGGGAGAGAAACTATATGAAGAGCTGTTAACAGCCGAAGAAGGTGTCAATGCCACCACCCACAAGCGTATATATGTAGCAAAACCAAATAACTTAAACTATAAACTGATAGAAGAGAAAATTGCAGAGATTATGGCAGGGCAGCTACCTCAAAATCAAGTTGAGACAGAAATGTTTTTAAGACAGTTTATACCAAAATTCAAGGTGTGGGATAGAAAACTAACTGGTTAA